One segment of Anopheles stephensi strain Indian chromosome 3, UCI_ANSTEP_V1.0, whole genome shotgun sequence DNA contains the following:
- the LOC118513163 gene encoding dachshund homolog 1-like translates to MRVKRKYGSKMYESSCSYQTALDLKRGASPLVTHQVKSEDCLGLTQCTDWGTYRFHQSTFEQLKQSVEKAKAALQDRTSFLGSSSAFSDIYSSPRLTESLENVISHTSGNNNSSNNTGTGTNPVSNGNATADSNNPANANAGSNAGNAGAGVLNVSGSNAGSGTGNGANTSASSGGGGGGGGGAGGGGGGASGTSGGSSISVINATSLVSPSNLLGNGLSSQRHRSDLLGSGNLNLVSSTQSPTTTSTPSSILSQNLESPVDVKSRQENGWCGKMTRKPCKIFVIPTPRQRWKSKLRSKPPPPPPNSHIKVIFHPIQDVPLTDCGE, encoded by the exons ATgag GGTCAAACGGAAGTACGGCAGCAAGATGTACGAAAGCTCCTGCTCATATCAGACGGCGCTGGATCTGAAACGGGGTGCATCCCCACTCGTAACGCACCAGGTAAAGTCGGAAGACTGTCTCGGGTTGACACAGTGTACCGATTGGGGTACGTACCGGTTCCATCAGTCAACGTTCGAGCAGTTGAAGCAGAGTGTGGAGAAGGCTAAAGCCGCGCTACAGGATCGGACATCTTTCCTTGGCAGTTCGAGTGCATTTAG TGACATATATTCTTCACCACGGCTAACAGAATCACTCGAGAACGTTATCTCACACACTAGCGGTAACAATAACAGTAGTAACAACACAGGCACAGGCACTAATCCGGTTTCGAACGGGAACGCTACCGCCGACAGTAATAACCCTGCAAACGCTAACGCCGGTAGTAACGCTGGTAACGCAGGTGCAGGTGTACTAAACGTCAGTGGTAGTAACGCTGGTAGCGGTACGGGGAATGGCGCTAACACCAGTGCCAGcagtggaggtggtggtggtggaggaggaggtgcaggaggaggtggtggtggagcaaGTGGAACAAGCGGTGGTAGTAGTATCAGCGTCATAAACGCAACCTCGCTCGTGTCACCTTCGAATCTGCTTGGAAACGGGCTGTCAAGTCAACGCCATCGAAGTGATCTGCTCGGATCGGGCAATCTTAATCTGGTGTCGTCAACGCAGTCGCCCACAACCACCTCGACACCGTCGTCGATACTGTCCCAGAATCTGGAGTCACCGGTGGATGTCAAATCCCGACAAG AAAATGGATGGTGTGGAAAGATGACTAGGAAGCCGTGCAAGATATTCGTCATCCCAACGCCGCGTCAGCGATGGAAGTCAAAGCTGCGgagcaaaccaccaccaccaccaccaaacagcCACATAAAAGTCATTTTTCATCCCATCCAAGACGTACCTCTCACTGACTGTGGAGAATGA
- the LOC118513166 gene encoding esterase B1-like: protein MQPFLAAVLRLLVGLLKVTVRRVWLKLRPPSPNTCVTVTIGPGKVRGVTGVTDGGAQYHRFKGIPYAVPPVGDLRFRPPVPLESFQKPVLECFVEGSKCLQYDQILALLVGSEDGLFLNVYTPQLPDDSSAGLPVMVYIHGGGFLSGSGDSFLYDPIYFVEQRVVIVTFNYRLGPLGFLSFPEAGIEGNAGLKDQLLVLQWIQQNIAAFGGDPTKVTLFGESAGAKAAYLHYLSPVSRKYFHRVICQSGVACSDFALQVDPSAKARKLAKCIGYQGSSDREALDVLQKAPAKELFKHQLETLADSERHQELQFPFRPVVENEHTDAIVVQHPLDALQTDLDPPIPIITGCNSGEGMVALAKAQKHLNEYNIHPERLLPPMLQLPPGVNGKELAKKVKQFYFQTRPISSDTLPELMDVLSDNEYITATVTAAELVAKYQPKVKHYCYYFTHDGRLGNIKHLLNMAHVPGVCHGDDVFYMFRSALNATLSEHSDETIVRQAFVRMWSNFAYEGDPTPDGGDRSKDLTRWDPVEPCAGKDYFRLRCLQIDASLKMVPNPFLKRTKFWRDLFRTYGYGSRMLPE, encoded by the exons ATGCAACCCTTCCTAGCGGCTGTTCTGCGGCTGCTCGTCGGACTGCTGAAAGTTACGGTGCGCCGTGTTTGGCTAAAGCTGCGACCACCTTCGCCAAACACCTGCGTCACCGTTACGATCGGACCGGGCAAGGTACGCGGTGTTACGGGTGTGACGGACGGTGGTGCACAGTACCACCGCTTCAAGGGCATTCCCTATGCCGTGCCTCCAGTCGGTGATCTACGCTTTCGG CCCCCGGTACCGCTGGAATCGTTTCAAAAGCCTGTGCTGGAGTGTTTCGTCGAAGGTAGCAAGTGTTTGCAGTACGATCAGATTCTTGCCCTGCTGGTTGGATCGGAAGATGGGTTGTTTCTTAACGTTTACACTCCGCAACTACCGGACGATAGCTCTGCCGGCCTTCCCGTGATGGTGTACATCCATGGGGGAGGATTCCTGAGCGGTAGTGGTGACTCGTTTCTGTACGATCCGATCTACTTCGTGGAGCAGCGTGTGGTGATCGTCACGTTCAACTATCGGCTTGGACCGCTTGGATTCCTTAGCTTCCCCGAGGCCGGTATTGAGGGGAATGCTGGCCTGAAGGATCAGTTACTGGTGCTGCAGTGGATCCAGCAAAACATTGCCGCTTTCGGAGGTGATCCGACCAAGGTGACGCTGTTTGGCGAGAGTGCTGGTGCTAAGGCGGCCTATCTGCACTATCTATCACCTGTCTCGAG AAAATATTTCCATCGAGTGATCTGTCAGAGTGGAGTCGCTTGTTCCGACTTTGCCCTGCAAGTCGATCCAAGTGCGAAGGCACGTAAGCTAGCAAAGTGTATCGGCTACCAAGGATCCTCCGATAGGGAGGCACTGG ATGTCCTCCAGAAAGCTCCAGCAAAGGAGCTATTCAAACACCAATTGGAAACGTTAGCGGACAGTGAACGACACCAAGAACTTCAGTTCCCATTCCGTCCCGTCGTTGAAAACGAGCACACCGATGCCATCGTTGTTCAGCATCCGCTGGACGCTCTGCAAACCGACCTCGATCCTCCCATTCCCATCATTACCGGGTGTAACAGTGGTGAAGGTATGGTCGCACTGGCCAAGGCACAGAAACATCTCAACGAATACAACATCCACCCGGAACGGTTACTGCCTCCCATGCTACAACTCCCCCCAGGTGTCAATGGGAAAGAGTTGGCCAAAAAGGTCAAACAATTCTACTTCCAAACACGTCCCATAAGCAGTGACACACTGCCAGAGCTGATGGATGTTCTGTCAGACAATGAGTACATCACAGCCACTGTGACTGCCGCCGAGCTGGTGGCCAAGTATCAGCCGAAGGTGAAGCACTATTGTTACTACTTTACACACGATGGACGGTTGGGGAATATTAAGCACTTGCTTAATATGGCGCACGTTCCGGGTGTCTGTCACGGGGATGATGTGTTTTACATGTTCCGGTCAGCGCTTAATGCAACACTGTCGGAACATTCGGATGAAACGATCGTACGGCAAGCGTTCGTAAGGATGTGGAGTAATTTTGCTTACGAAGGAGATCCAACACCGGACGGTGGAGATCGTTCGAAGGACCTCACGAGATGGGATCCCGTAGAACCATGCGCTGGGAAGGATTACTTCAGGTTGCGGTGTCTGCAGATTGATGCGAGCTTGAAGATGGTGCCGAATCCTTTCCTAAAACGGACCAAGTTTTGGAGAGATCTGTTCCGGACGTACGGATATGGTTCGAGAATGTTACCAGAGTGA
- the LOC118513169 gene encoding uncharacterized protein LOC118513169, with translation MVLSRVRTLRDFVSALLHFAYGLVLFVVQHRWIRFWPPPVRPVVSVKQGKVRGVTATLPNGGQFHYFKGIPYAEPPVGNLRFKPPVPLTRFRKPTVDCYAERANAVQKDFFSKRCSGSESCLYLNVFTPRLPGEADTTKGVPRLPVMVYIHGGGFMSGSGSTFFYNPEYFVQQDVVVVTMNYRLGPLGFLYLPSAGIPGNAGLKDQLLALQWVQDNIAQFGGNPNNVTLFGESAGSMSAYLHYLSPNSRKYVHRVICQSGVAITDSFFQVDPEEKARKLARFFGYTGDDDQGVLETLQKVPAQELAKHQNEAISEGEKKLALIFIFRPVIEQKQTDDSILTQHPRDILKSYDTLRMPLLEGCNDGEGILALRTLGKKWKSFGATPERLVPVLLGVRPDLDRSVVGRQIKQFYFGERPVNEQTIDKMCELLSDNTFITNSVTGAEWLAKYQPNVKHFHYRFTYDGRYSLLKRLFLLSHVKGACHGDDTLYMFNPCFLPKLPPNSEECRVRDIFIALWTSFAKHGDPTRAVPSNLIPVRWEPVPKCPRVTVRQGQLLGVQARLPNGARYYYFKGVPYAEPPVGKLRFKAPIPLERFRRPVLKCYAERSDFIQLDFFSGFVFGSERGLYLNVYSPQLPTDGENKTEKPHDTKRLPVMVFLHGGGFACGSGSSLFYNPEYFLQRGVLVVTVNYRLGPFGFLYLPEAGVEGNAGLKDQLLALRWINENIANFGGDPHNVTLFGESAGSFSAYLHMLSPNSRKLFHRVICQSGVVCSSSFMQANPLEMAFNLARHFGYSGTSQQGALETLQQVPAKKLAAHQQKALGQYAEKQADLVFIFLPVIEQTLTETSIITQPPEELLKSYDTLRMPLLEGCNDSEGILGLYIIRRKTRAEDIRHIPARMAAKLFRHLPSPERAAVTDKIRKFYFSDEPPSAWPTDQLKHLLTDVIFMKDSAVNAEWLAKHQPHLRHYHYRFTFDGRFSLLKRLFLSANVTGACHGDDLLYMFNPKLLPNISQSSDECRVRDNFVALWTSFAKHGDPSVDSRDVVDVQWSPVRKVPRDGSVDFRLDCLEIGVKPAMVTDPTRERANFWRELIETHRKGYL, from the exons ATGGTGCTGTCCAGGGTACGTACTCTTCGCGATTTCGTCAGCGCACTGTTGCACTTTGCGTATGGTCTAGTGCTGTTTGTGGTGCAGCACCGATGGATCCGGTTCTGGCCACCTCCGGTACGGCCGGTCGTTAGTGTGAAGCAGGGTAAGGTACGGGGCGTTACCGCGACCTTGCCGAACGGTGGACAGTTTCACTATTTCAAGGGCATCCCTTACGCTGAACCGCCGGTCGGGAATCTACGCTTCAAGCCACCGGTCCCGCTGACCCGGTTCCGCAAACCAACCGTCGACTGTTACGCCGAACGGGCCAACGCAGTGCAGAAAGATTTCTTCTCCAAGCGGTGCAGTGGTTCCGAGTCATGCCTGTACCTGAACGTCTTTACGCCCCGACTCCCGGGGGAGGCCGACACAACGAAGGGAGTTCCTCGGCTGCCGGTAATGGTGTACATCCATGGCGGTGGGTTCATGAGTGGCAGCGGTAGCACCTTCTTCTACAATCCGGAATACTTCGTGCAGCAGGATGTGGTCGTTGTCACGATGAACTATCGGCTCGGGCCGCTCGGGTTCCTCTACCTTCCTTCCGCCGGCATCCCGGGCAATGCCGGGCTCAAAGATCAG TTGCTTGCGCTCCAATGGGTGCAGGACAACATTGCGCAGTTCGGTGGCAATCCGAACAATGTTACATTGTTTGGGGAAAGTGCCGGTAGCATGTCGGCATATTTGCACTACCTATCGCCAAACTCGAG GAAGTACGTGCATCGAGTGATATGTCAGAGCGGTGTGGCCATTACGGACTCGTTCTTCCAGGTGGACCCGGAAGAAAAGGCACGGAAGCTGGCACGCTTTTTCGGCTATACTGGAGACGATGATCAGGGTGTTCTTG aaaCGCTCCAAAAGGTACCGGCTCAGGAACTAGCCAAACATCAAAACGAAGCGATCAGTGAGGGTGAAAAGAAGCTGGCCCTTATCTTCATCTTTCGGCCGGTGATTGAGCAGAAGCAGACCGATGACAGCATCCTAACGCAGCATCCGCGGGATATCCTGAAGTCGTACGATACGCTACGAATGCCACTGCTGGAGGGCTGCAACGATGGGGAAGGCATCTTAGCACTGCGGACGCTGGGCAAAAAGTGGAAATCATTCGGCGCGACACCGGAACGGTTGGTGCCGGTGCTGTTGGGAGTACGGCCCGATCTCGATCGCAGCGTTGTGGGGCGTCAGATCAAACAGTTTTACTTCGGCGAGCGGCCGGTAAATGAGCAGACGATCGATAAGATGTGCGAGCTGCTGTCGGATAATACGTTCATCACAAACTCAGTCACCGGTGCCGAGTGGTTGGCAAAGTATCAACCGAACGTGAAACACTTTCACTATCGCTTCACGTACGATGGACGGTATAGTTTGCTGAAGCGCCTGTTCCTACTGTCCCACGTGAAGGGCGCCTGCCATGGTGATGATACGTTGTATATGTTCAA TCCCTGCTTCCTGCCGAAGCTTCCACCCAATAGCGAGGAGTGCCGCGTGCGTGACATCTTCATCGCGCTGTGGACCAGTTTCGCAAAGCACGGTGACCCAACCAGGGCCGTGCCCTCAAATCTAATCCCGGTACGGTGGGAACCAGTTCCAAAG TGTCCGCGCGTCACCGTACGGCAGGGTCAATTGCTGGGCGTTCAGGCTCGCCTCCCGAATGGCGCCCGCTACTACTACTTCAAGGGAGTGCCGTACGCGGAACCACCGGTTGGGAAACTGCGCTTTAAAGCTCCGATCCCCCTGGAACGGTTCCGCCGACCGGTTCTGAAATGTTACGCCGAGCGGAGCGACTTCATACAGCTCGATTTCTTCTCCGGCTTTGTGTTTGGTTCGGAACGAGGACTCTACCTGAACGTCTACAGCCCGCAACTTCCGACCGATGGGGAGAATAAAACCGAGAAACCTCACGATACGAAAAGACTCCCGGTGATGGTGTTCCTCCACGGTGGAGGTTTCGCATGTGGCAGTGGCAGTAGCCTCTTCTACAATCCGGAATACTTCTTGCAGCGTGGCGTACTGGTAGTGACCGTGAACTATCGGCTTGGTCCCTTTGGATTTCTCTATCTGCCCGAAGCCGGTGTCGAGGGAAATGCGGGGCTTAAAGATCAA CTACTGGCGCTCCGGTGGattaatgaaaatattgccaACTTCGGAGGCGATCCGCACAACGTGACGCTGTTCGGTGAAAGTGCTGGCAGCTTCTCGGCCTATCTGCACATGCTCTCGCCCAACTCCAG GAAACTATTCCATCGCGTTATCTGCCAGAGCGGTGTCGTCTGCTCGAGCTCGTTCATGCAGGCCAACCCGCTCGAGATGGCCTTCAATCTGGCGCGTCATTTCGGGTACAGTGGAACGAGCCAACAGGGTGCGCTCG AAACCCTGCAGCAAGTGCCAGCAAAAAAATTGGCCGCCCACCAGCAGAAAGCGCTCGGCCAGTACGCCGAAAAGCAGGCCGACCTTGTTTTCATCTTTCTCCCGGTGATCGAGCAAACGCTTACCGAAACCTCGATCATCACCCAGCCACCCGAAGAGCTGCTAAAGTCGTACGACACACTGCGAATGCCTCTGCTCGAAGGTTGCAACGATTCGGAAGGCATCCTCGGGCTGTACATTATACGGCGCAAGACGCGTGCCGAAGACATACGTCACATACCGGCACGGATGGCAGCTAAGCTGTTCCGGCATCTTCCCTCCCCGGAACGGGCCGCGGTGACCGATAAGATACGCAAATTTTACTTCTCCGATGAGCCACCGTCCGCGTGGCCTACCGATCAGCTGAAGCACCTGCTGACGGATGTGATCTTCATGAAGGATTCGGCGGTCAATGCCGAATGGTTGGCGAAGCATCAGCCGCACCTGCGCCACTACCATTACCGGTTCACGTTCGACGGGCGGTTTAGTTTGCTGAAGCGGCTGTTTCTCAGCGCGAACGTGACCGGTGCGTGCCACGGTGATGATTTGCTGTACATGTTCAA CCCAAAGCTGTTGCCCAACATTTCACAGTCGAGTGACGAATGTCGTGTGCGGGATAACTTTGTCGCTCTCTGGACCAGTTTCGCCAAGCACGGTGATCCGTCGGTTGATTCGCGGGATGTTGTCGATGTCCAGTGGAGCCCGGTAAGGAAGGTTCCTCGTGATGGGTCGGTCGACTTTCGGCTCGACTGTCTCGAGATTGGTGTGAAACCGGCGATGGTGACGGATCCCACCCGGGAGCGTGCCAACTTTTGGCGCGAACTGATCGAAACACATCGAAAGGGATATCTGTGA
- the LOC118513167 gene encoding uncharacterized protein LOC118513167 produces the protein MTVPPVLELTDEEKEAKQYFMTLFAAFGKPCDVGKAGDLEACLPTWFDEVKFKRGQKFYSDNRFGILQANFCSLLVLLADPKGLRILEHTGKSSTTETARKRYVSTFVHMSDWYECDLVPGSRSWKSLSQVRRMHLSASNSAQKRNLGFISQPEMALTTFGFMGFPLVRPHLLGIRYDNRADREAFVHFWAVIGFMLGVEDAHNMCLFRLEVVEMICHVVIRYVFIPALQLETPLLRHMMGAIVDAFMPYMPFLSYESVMFLTRRLIGVPGYQYALDASKEFVCRPLLTKQELDATVEYISPRDGYRQVEAMYRAIFTDKLHIYTVKDLTEEINQNYLETTTDGPIGTYTKLPGEEDPQQKPAAQQLRELLGLKHNQELVITTVEDEHEWSTYRNDSKLKLLPARDQTNVRLTVQCLNLCYSTIGRFTNEMALSFILYRLKRLHGK, from the exons ATGACGGTTCCACCGGTGCTGGAGCTTACGGACGAGGAGAAAG AGGCAAAGCAGTACTTCATGACACTGTTCGCGGCCTTCGGCAAACCGTGCGACGTTGGCAAGGCGGGCGATCTGGAAGCGTGCCTGCCCACCTGGTTCGATGAGGTGAAGTTCAAGCGGGGCCAAAAGTTCTACAGCGACAATCGGTTCGGCATTCTGCAGGCCAACTTCTGCAGCCTGCTCGTACTGTTGGCCGATCCGAAAGGGCTACGCATCCTGGAGCACACGGGCAAGTCGAGCACGACCGAAACGGCCCGCAAGCGATACGTGTCCACCTTTGTGCATATGAGCGATTGGTACGAGTGTGATCTGGTACCGGGATCGAG ATCATGGAAATCGCTGTCGCAAGTACGCCGCATGCATCTGAGCGCCTCGAACAGCGCCCAGAAGCGTAACCTAGGCTTCATCAGTCAACCGGAGATGGCACTCACCACATTCGGCTTCATGGGCTTCCCGCTGGTCCGACCGCATCTGCTCGGCATACGCTACGATAATCGGGCGGATCGCGAAGCCTTCGTCCACTTCTGGGCGGTGATTGGGTTTATGCTTGGCGTGGAGGATGCCCACAATATGTGCCTGTTCCGGCTGGAGGTGGTCGAGATGATCTGTCACGTTGTGATACGCTACGTGTTCATACCGGCACTGCAGCTCGAAACGCCGCTACTGCGCCACATGATGGGTGCGATCGTGGATGCGTTTATGCCGTACATGCCGTTTCTCTCGTACGAAAGCGTCATGTTCCTGACCCGTCGGCTGATCGGTGTGCCCGGCTATCAGTACGCGCTGGACGCGAGCAAAGAATTCGTCTGCCGCCCGCTGCTAACGAAGCAAGAGCTGGACGCGACGGTGGAGTACATATCGCCCCGCGATGGCTACCGCCAGGTGGAGGCAATGTACCGTGCCATATTCACCGACAAACTGCACATCTACACCGTGAAGGACCTAACGGAGGAGATTAATCAAAACTATCTGGAGACGACAACGGACGGACCGATCGGTACGTACACCAAGCTACCGGGCGAAGAAGATCCGCAGCAGAAACCTGCCGCACAGCAGTTGCGCGAGCTGTTGGGCCTGAAGCACAACCAGGAGCTGGTGATAACGACGGTGGAGGATGAGCACGAATGGAGCACGTACCGGAACGATAGCAAGCTAAAGCTACTGCCCGCGCGCGATCAAACCAACGTACGGCTGACGGTGCAGTGTCTTAATCTTTGCTACTCCACGATCGGTCGGTTCACGAACGAGATGGCCCTCTCGTTCATTCTGTACCGATTGAAGCGGCTGCACGGGAAGTAG